One window from the genome of Dyadobacter sp. CECT 9275 encodes:
- a CDS encoding gluconate 2-dehydrogenase subunit 3 family protein, protein MNRREAVQRITFLLGGAISAPLIAGVMGEKLNFGPSLLISPDQEILLAEVAEVIIPATGTPGAKAAGVEKFITRVMRDCYIREDQQKFYDGLEKVNKTSLDAYGKAFTALDTTQKNEVLKKTTVSDKPFFLLMKSLTVTGFFTSEAGATQALDYLPIPGRFQGSWPMPKGQKTWAL, encoded by the coding sequence ATGAATCGTAGAGAAGCCGTTCAAAGGATTACGTTTCTGCTGGGAGGGGCCATATCGGCGCCGCTCATAGCAGGTGTAATGGGCGAAAAACTGAACTTCGGACCATCCCTCCTGATATCTCCCGATCAGGAAATTTTGCTGGCCGAGGTGGCCGAGGTCATCATACCGGCAACAGGGACCCCGGGAGCAAAAGCGGCAGGAGTCGAAAAATTTATAACACGTGTGATGCGCGATTGTTACATCCGGGAAGACCAGCAAAAATTTTACGACGGACTGGAAAAAGTTAATAAGACCAGCCTCGATGCGTACGGCAAAGCTTTTACGGCACTGGATACCACTCAAAAAAATGAGGTCCTGAAAAAGACAACGGTATCCGACAAACCGTTTTTCCTCCTGATGAAAAGCCTGACCGTGACCGGCTTCTTCACGTCAGAAGCCGGTGCCACACAGGCGCTTGACTACTTACCTATACCCGGCCGCTTTCAGGGATCGTGGCCGATGCCAAAAGGACAAAAAACCTGGGCACTGTAA
- a CDS encoding GMC oxidoreductase — protein sequence MANLNIDAQKELTYDAIVIGSGVSGGWAAKELTEKGLKVLMLEKGKNLEHVTGYENALKAPWESQYNGRLTIKQKETHPFLSRDYPYNEMTEKYWMNDSDSMYEEKKRFDWFRPNIVGGKSIMWGRQSYRWSDLDFEANLKDGIAVDWPIRYKDIAPWYSYVEKHVGISGEKLGLPQLPDSDFLPPMDMYFVEKEVRKRLEKEFPGRHMTIGRVANLSKPTKIQLEGGRSPCQYRNRCSLGCPYGAYFSTQSSTLPPAVKTGLLTLRPDSVVREIVYDDKKKRATGVRVTDSVTLEEKEYFAKLIFVCASAIGSTVVLLNSTSDRFPNGMGNDSGELGHNLMDHHFRTGASGVWEGDLDKYYFGRRANGIYIPRYRNIGNDKREYLRGFGYQGSGGRQGWQRNVAELAFGADFKEELTTPGPWTMGLGGFGETLPYHENHMYLSKDKKDKWGMPVVVFDADLRENEHKMRKDMMADAAEMLERSGVKNVKTYDNGSYLGMAIHEMGTARMGRDPKTSVLNGNNQLHAVKNVFVTDGASMTSASCVNPSLTYMALTARAVDFAVKETKKKNL from the coding sequence ATGGCGAATTTAAATATTGATGCGCAAAAAGAATTAACCTACGATGCCATTGTGATCGGCTCGGGGGTATCTGGCGGCTGGGCAGCTAAAGAACTCACCGAAAAGGGTTTAAAGGTACTGATGCTGGAAAAAGGCAAAAACCTGGAACATGTAACTGGCTACGAAAACGCTTTAAAAGCACCCTGGGAATCGCAATACAACGGCAGGCTGACGATAAAACAAAAGGAAACACACCCCTTCCTTTCCAGGGATTATCCTTACAATGAGATGACGGAGAAGTACTGGATGAACGACTCCGATTCCATGTACGAAGAAAAGAAGAGATTTGACTGGTTCAGGCCTAATATCGTAGGAGGAAAATCAATCATGTGGGGCAGGCAGTCGTACCGCTGGAGTGACCTGGATTTTGAAGCTAACCTGAAAGACGGGATCGCCGTTGACTGGCCCATACGTTATAAAGATATAGCTCCCTGGTACTCCTATGTAGAAAAACACGTGGGTATTTCAGGAGAAAAACTCGGGCTCCCCCAATTGCCGGACAGCGACTTCCTCCCGCCAATGGATATGTACTTCGTTGAAAAGGAGGTACGCAAAAGACTGGAAAAAGAGTTTCCGGGCCGACACATGACCATAGGACGGGTTGCGAATCTTTCAAAGCCTACCAAAATACAACTGGAAGGAGGCCGCTCCCCATGCCAGTACCGCAACCGTTGCTCGCTTGGCTGCCCTTACGGCGCCTATTTCAGTACACAGTCCAGTACGCTGCCACCAGCCGTAAAAACCGGCCTTCTTACCCTCCGTCCCGATTCCGTAGTGAGGGAAATTGTTTATGACGACAAGAAAAAAAGAGCAACAGGAGTGCGGGTAACGGACTCGGTTACTCTGGAGGAGAAGGAATATTTCGCCAAACTGATCTTTGTATGTGCCAGTGCAATTGGCTCTACGGTAGTATTGCTGAACTCTACCTCGGACCGTTTTCCCAACGGAATGGGAAATGATTCTGGTGAACTGGGCCATAACCTGATGGACCACCATTTCCGTACCGGGGCCAGCGGGGTCTGGGAAGGCGACCTCGACAAATATTACTTTGGAAGAAGGGCAAATGGTATCTATATCCCCAGATATCGTAACATAGGAAACGACAAGCGCGAGTACCTCCGTGGCTTTGGTTATCAGGGAAGCGGCGGACGCCAGGGCTGGCAGCGCAATGTTGCTGAGCTTGCCTTTGGCGCCGATTTCAAAGAGGAACTCACTACACCGGGACCATGGACGATGGGCTTAGGTGGATTTGGCGAAACATTGCCGTACCATGAGAACCACATGTACCTGAGCAAAGACAAGAAAGACAAATGGGGCATGCCAGTGGTTGTTTTTGACGCAGACCTGCGTGAAAATGAACATAAAATGCGTAAGGATATGATGGCTGACGCTGCTGAAATGCTGGAAAGGTCAGGGGTGAAAAATGTAAAAACTTACGACAACGGCTCTTATCTGGGTATGGCCATCCACGAAATGGGAACTGCCAGAATGGGGCGCGACCCGAAAACTTCCGTACTTAATGGCAACAATCAGCTACATGCTGTTAAAAATGTTTTTGTCACCGATGGGGCCAGTATGACTTCGGCATCCTGCGTAAATCCATCCCTTACTTACATGGCCCTAACGGCCAGAGCGGTTGATTTTGCCGTAAAGGAAACGAAGAAAAAAAATCTGTAA
- a CDS encoding MFS transporter, translated as MPANNSISASPVIKSARTATLLIFLVCGIGISSWAPMVPFVKTNLGLSEANLGIVLLSLGAGAILTMPFTSLFINQYGSRKVSLVAAVVIALMLPLLLIAGSAFSLATALFVFGAAIGTIDVAMNAHAIVVQNSYGRPIMSAFHGMFSLGGLVGSIGLGFLIKYGLSPTVAAISISVLLLLIAITQYSRLLPHTKESRVDTFKFTLPTGPVLRLGLMCFVLFLAEGALLDWSAVFLQFSRGFDPSLSGIGFASFSVAMAAMRLTGDKIVHRLGTRKVVVLGTLMAAAGYFMAVLLPYSYAALIGFTFIGLGAANAVPVFFTAAGRISGIPAAVALPAVTTLGYAGQLAGPALIGFIAEFSSLPVALGFVGILLLLVSISYSAQPE; from the coding sequence ATGCCTGCCAACAATTCCATTTCTGCTTCTCCGGTAATCAAATCTGCCCGTACGGCTACTCTGTTAATATTCCTGGTCTGCGGAATTGGAATTTCCAGTTGGGCTCCCATGGTACCTTTTGTTAAAACCAACCTTGGGCTCAGCGAGGCAAATCTGGGTATTGTACTCTTATCCCTCGGGGCAGGAGCCATTCTTACCATGCCCTTTACCAGTCTTTTCATCAACCAGTATGGCAGCCGTAAAGTATCCCTGGTCGCTGCTGTGGTGATCGCTCTCATGTTACCCTTGCTTCTTATTGCTGGTTCAGCGTTTTCTCTTGCCACTGCGTTGTTCGTTTTTGGAGCAGCCATCGGCACAATCGACGTAGCCATGAATGCACATGCCATTGTAGTACAAAACAGCTATGGCAGGCCCATTATGTCGGCATTCCATGGAATGTTCAGTCTGGGAGGACTTGTTGGTTCCATTGGCCTGGGATTTCTGATCAAATATGGTTTATCTCCTACCGTTGCCGCAATCAGTATTTCTGTCCTGCTGCTCCTGATTGCGATTACCCAATATTCCCGCTTGCTGCCGCATACAAAGGAAAGCCGGGTGGATACATTCAAGTTTACCTTACCCACCGGGCCCGTACTACGGCTTGGGCTGATGTGTTTTGTGTTATTTCTGGCCGAAGGCGCATTGCTCGACTGGAGCGCTGTATTTCTCCAGTTCTCCCGTGGATTTGATCCATCCCTATCCGGTATTGGCTTTGCTTCGTTTTCTGTTGCTATGGCAGCGATGCGCCTTACCGGTGATAAAATCGTTCACAGACTCGGAACCCGAAAAGTGGTAGTACTAGGTACTCTGATGGCTGCTGCGGGTTACTTTATGGCCGTCTTGCTCCCATATTCGTACGCCGCACTAATTGGTTTTACTTTCATAGGACTGGGTGCGGCCAATGCCGTTCCGGTATTCTTCACCGCTGCCGGGCGTATTTCCGGCATACCAGCAGCTGTGGCTCTTCCCGCCGTTACAACGCTGGGTTATGCCGGCCAGCTGGCAGGTCCGGCGCTTATTGGTTTTATTGCTGAATTCTCCTCATTACCTGTCGCTTTGGGTTTTGTGGGCATACTCCTGCTTCTGGTAAGTATTTCGTATTCCGCCCAGCCGGAATAA
- a CDS encoding BamA/TamA family outer membrane protein, producing MKKIIRKALSDTTAPGRPSFRIYPTLAYSPETSFEFGFSSLLLFQAKNDSLNRLSELNAFTFVTLEGQYGIWLDNAIYGDKDKWFFLGKTRFQRFPLLYYGIGPETSGHDPALIDANYLLLKQRVLRKIIPNFFAGPEIDYQQLYNTHFEQPENHSYPLPLGSSGGRNLGLGAALVYDNRHNVLNVRKGFFGEISYLNYNRSLGSKYQFSGWNLDVRSAHPMGTRNVLAWQVYGNFFSGNIPFNQLALMGGEMIMRGYYSGRYRDKNMLAVQTEYRWLPFRFSRRFGGAAFASAAVVAPRVGQFAFRHIRVAGGVGLRYLLFPQKDIYLRLDVGFTKDGPGFYLFTGEAF from the coding sequence GTGAAAAAGATTATCCGGAAGGCCTTGAGCGATACCACGGCGCCCGGACGGCCCAGTTTCAGGATCTATCCGACACTGGCCTATTCCCCGGAAACCAGTTTTGAATTTGGATTTTCTTCACTTCTGTTGTTTCAGGCGAAAAATGATTCCCTTAACCGGCTGAGCGAGCTGAACGCATTTACTTTTGTTACATTGGAAGGCCAGTATGGGATCTGGCTGGACAATGCAATATACGGGGATAAGGATAAATGGTTTTTTCTGGGAAAAACACGTTTTCAGCGATTTCCTCTACTGTATTATGGCATAGGTCCCGAAACCTCCGGGCACGATCCTGCACTGATAGACGCCAATTACCTGCTGCTCAAACAACGTGTACTGCGTAAGATAATTCCGAACTTCTTCGCGGGACCGGAGATTGACTATCAGCAATTATACAATACGCATTTTGAACAACCTGAAAACCATTCATATCCGTTGCCTTTGGGAAGTTCAGGCGGGCGGAACCTGGGCTTGGGAGCAGCGCTGGTGTACGACAACCGTCATAATGTACTCAATGTCCGGAAAGGATTTTTCGGTGAAATTTCGTATCTGAACTACAATAGAAGTCTTGGAAGTAAATATCAGTTCTCGGGCTGGAACCTGGATGTTCGCTCTGCGCATCCGATGGGCACGCGTAACGTACTGGCGTGGCAGGTGTACGGTAATTTTTTCTCTGGTAATATTCCATTTAACCAACTGGCCCTCATGGGTGGTGAAATGATAATGCGGGGATATTACTCCGGCAGATACCGGGATAAAAACATGCTGGCGGTACAAACGGAGTATCGCTGGCTTCCGTTCAGGTTTAGCAGGCGTTTCGGAGGAGCTGCCTTTGCTTCCGCCGCAGTGGTGGCTCCCAGGGTTGGTCAGTTTGCTTTCAGGCATATCCGGGTTGCAGGAGGAGTGGGCCTGCGGTATTTGTTGTTTCCTCAAAAGGATATTTACCTGAGACTTGATGTTGGTTTTACGAAGGATGGCCCAGGTTTTTATTTATTTACGGGTGAAGCTTTTTAG